A single Agromyces sp. CF514 DNA region contains:
- a CDS encoding glycoside hydrolase family 18 protein produces the protein MPKRHLIRTAAIAAAATALVAASAVSPALAHGGGDDRGGHGHHGDHRKHPHSAGPEDINGYRAVGYLMADSPVTRDYQVEDLLTTGAIEDITHINYAFGNVTSNLTCEITNTPGEGDAQNDYLRLVSAGDSVDGKKDSKNQKLAGNFNQLRKLKEQSPDTKILVSLGGWTWSDNFSAAAATPESRAKLVSSCIDVYLKGNLPVVGKQGGKGAAAGIFDGIDIDWEWPVTGGEVPSSSPDPSVDKENFLALMEEFRAQLDAYGKKTRSDYLLTAFAPAGGWNAGQGGWLDPRLFASVDFLNVQGYDFHGGWVPDKTGHQGNLHPDGTENWGLGLDGAVGMYLNAGAAPEQLNAGLAAYGTGWTGVTVGDDAWQSATGWIGTKPYSDLREVGTAYFDPTVGASWRYDASTGDWWSLDDPASVTAKAEWLTQAGYGGAMWWDLSGDYRNELGDSLGDALRDGPEGPLD, from the coding sequence ATGCCGAAGCGTCACCTGATCAGAACCGCGGCCATCGCCGCCGCCGCGACCGCGCTCGTCGCGGCATCCGCCGTCTCCCCCGCCCTCGCGCACGGAGGTGGCGACGACCGGGGCGGTCATGGCCACCACGGCGACCATCGCAAGCATCCGCACTCGGCCGGCCCCGAGGACATCAACGGGTACCGCGCCGTCGGCTACCTCATGGCGGACTCCCCCGTGACCCGCGACTACCAGGTCGAGGATCTCCTCACGACGGGTGCCATCGAGGACATCACGCACATCAACTACGCCTTCGGCAACGTGACGTCGAACCTCACCTGCGAGATCACGAACACACCGGGCGAGGGCGACGCGCAGAACGACTACCTGCGGCTCGTCTCGGCCGGCGACTCGGTCGACGGCAAGAAGGACTCCAAGAACCAGAAGCTCGCCGGCAACTTCAACCAACTCCGCAAACTGAAGGAGCAGAGCCCCGACACGAAGATCCTCGTCTCGCTCGGCGGCTGGACCTGGTCCGACAACTTCTCCGCCGCCGCCGCGACCCCCGAGAGCCGCGCGAAGCTCGTCTCGAGCTGCATCGACGTGTACCTGAAGGGCAACCTCCCCGTCGTCGGCAAGCAGGGCGGCAAGGGAGCCGCGGCAGGCATCTTCGACGGCATCGACATCGACTGGGAGTGGCCGGTCACCGGCGGCGAGGTGCCGAGCTCGAGCCCCGACCCGTCCGTCGACAAGGAGAACTTCCTCGCGCTCATGGAGGAGTTCCGCGCCCAGCTCGACGCCTACGGCAAGAAGACGCGGTCGGACTACCTGCTCACGGCGTTCGCTCCCGCCGGCGGATGGAATGCCGGGCAGGGCGGATGGCTCGACCCGCGCCTGTTCGCGTCGGTCGACTTCCTGAACGTGCAGGGCTACGACTTCCACGGCGGCTGGGTGCCCGACAAGACCGGACACCAGGGCAACCTGCACCCCGACGGTACCGAGAACTGGGGGCTCGGCCTCGACGGCGCCGTCGGCATGTACCTGAACGCCGGGGCGGCACCGGAGCAGCTGAACGCCGGTCTCGCGGCCTACGGCACCGGGTGGACCGGCGTCACGGTCGGCGACGACGCCTGGCAGAGCGCCACCGGGTGGATCGGCACGAAGCCCTACTCCGACCTGCGCGAAGTCGGCACCGCCTACTTCGACCCGACGGTCGGCGCCTCATGGCGCTACGACGCCTCGACGGGCGACTGGTGGAGCCTCGACGACCCGGCATCGGTGACGGC
- a CDS encoding M48 family metallopeptidase: MADEADYLDTVIAEFAQVGANRLFDAMFARGGAPTTDPLTLDLAPLAASMQRIHGTSQDILDAIRRPTRTAADELLDRAEHAYSNGWHEEALRDAEQSIATYPYLAAAHLVKALAAFSLGRTQATVEGLLGAMRYGVGEQTPVAATAALLMADLADAAGTSESAVQVLDEFRAAHGEVPEVALALHLRAPDHDGYFRAAIDALHGTGLVLGRVHAPSELLGLTDRLDDYLAAQAQRELLHDHHLRAATALAAQANATLARSVPIDPGLLAYLSWTRQTPLPTPRTAATVRELAAICGIIFTTDWLSDAARFAAWLRPRIDEFALQRTTWTQPDTPFADLSPLVFTLDELLILHGTWTAAMSALAQDAVTDASIPPSPVSFPAFVVPLVLAAPRSPMFAVADAVARAPARAMDWLPAVRVDQTRRTRTARTFSITSAAHAWALVVDTRRHSAHLTGGREALLLQLAQGGAVDLPLVIDDRLHTLRVDRPSSDEADCTLSLDGVRLQIGQA, from the coding sequence ATGGCCGACGAAGCGGACTATCTCGACACCGTGATCGCCGAGTTCGCACAGGTGGGCGCCAACCGCCTGTTCGACGCGATGTTCGCTCGGGGCGGCGCTCCGACGACTGATCCGCTGACGCTCGACCTGGCGCCGCTCGCCGCGTCGATGCAGCGAATCCACGGCACGAGCCAGGACATCCTCGATGCGATCCGCCGACCGACCCGGACCGCCGCCGACGAGCTGCTCGATCGAGCCGAGCACGCCTACTCGAACGGCTGGCACGAGGAGGCCCTTCGGGATGCGGAGCAGAGCATCGCCACCTACCCGTACCTGGCCGCAGCGCACCTCGTGAAGGCTCTGGCGGCTTTCAGCCTCGGCCGCACCCAGGCGACCGTCGAGGGACTCCTCGGCGCCATGCGCTACGGCGTCGGTGAGCAGACGCCGGTGGCTGCGACCGCCGCCTTGCTCATGGCCGACCTCGCGGACGCCGCAGGGACATCCGAGTCGGCAGTGCAGGTGCTCGACGAGTTCCGTGCCGCACACGGCGAGGTCCCCGAGGTCGCGCTCGCCCTCCACCTGCGCGCACCCGACCACGACGGGTACTTCAGAGCCGCGATCGATGCCCTTCACGGGACGGGCCTGGTGCTCGGCCGAGTGCACGCCCCCAGCGAGCTGTTGGGCCTCACCGACCGGCTCGACGACTACCTCGCCGCACAGGCGCAGCGTGAACTGCTCCACGACCACCACCTGCGCGCGGCGACCGCGCTCGCCGCGCAGGCGAACGCGACCCTCGCCCGCTCCGTGCCGATCGACCCGGGTCTGCTCGCCTACCTCTCGTGGACTCGCCAGACGCCGCTGCCGACGCCGCGAACGGCGGCGACCGTGCGCGAACTCGCGGCGATCTGCGGCATCATCTTCACCACGGACTGGCTGTCGGATGCAGCGCGATTCGCGGCGTGGCTGCGACCACGGATCGACGAGTTCGCGCTGCAGCGCACGACCTGGACCCAGCCGGACACGCCGTTCGCCGATCTCTCGCCGCTCGTCTTCACCCTCGACGAACTGCTCATCCTGCACGGCACGTGGACGGCGGCGATGTCAGCCCTCGCGCAAGACGCCGTGACGGATGCATCGATTCCGCCGTCGCCCGTCTCGTTCCCGGCCTTCGTCGTGCCGCTCGTGCTCGCCGCGCCGAGAAGCCCGATGTTCGCCGTCGCAGATGCCGTCGCGCGCGCTCCGGCACGGGCGATGGACTGGCTCCCCGCGGTTCGGGTCGACCAGACCCGACGGACGAGAACGGCTCGGACCTTCTCGATCACCTCCGCCGCACATGCGTGGGCCCTGGTGGTCGACACCCGCCGACACAGCGCGCACCTCACCGGAGGGCGAGAAGCGCTGCTCCTGCAACTCGCGCAGGGCGGCGCCGTCGACCTGCCGCTCGTGATCGACGACCGTCTCCACACCCTGCGTGTCGATCGCCCATCGTCGGACGAGGCCGACTGCACGCTCTCACTCGACGGCGTCCGACTGCAGATCGGGCAGGCCTGA
- a CDS encoding TetR/AcrR family transcriptional regulator C-terminal domain-containing protein, whose protein sequence is MALDRQQVVAEAVALLDAEGLDGVTTRKLAARLGVQSPTLYWHVPNKAALVTAIADAILADLVQRMSRPSPDESWQDWLADLASGLRRALLAHPDGARVLSSAQLSAAMNAISELAMSTLVAAGVPLRHARVVTLTIERFTVGYVLEEQAPRPDEAALAGWDLAEFTATHPTLIAGITDYFADGRSPDDLFDDCLRVVIAGAAASN, encoded by the coding sequence ATGGCACTGGATCGGCAACAGGTCGTCGCCGAGGCCGTCGCCCTCCTCGACGCCGAGGGCCTCGACGGCGTGACCACCCGCAAGCTCGCCGCCCGCCTCGGCGTGCAGTCCCCCACGCTGTACTGGCACGTGCCCAACAAGGCCGCCCTCGTCACCGCGATCGCCGACGCGATCCTCGCCGACCTCGTGCAGCGGATGTCACGACCATCACCCGACGAGTCATGGCAGGACTGGCTGGCCGACCTCGCGTCCGGACTCCGCCGAGCGCTGCTCGCCCACCCCGACGGAGCCCGCGTGCTGTCGTCGGCACAGCTCTCGGCTGCGATGAACGCTATCTCGGAACTCGCCATGAGCACGCTCGTCGCCGCGGGCGTCCCGTTGCGGCACGCGCGCGTCGTCACCCTGACGATCGAGCGCTTCACCGTCGGCTACGTGCTCGAAGAGCAGGCGCCCCGCCCCGACGAGGCGGCGCTCGCAGGATGGGATCTCGCCGAGTTCACCGCGACCCACCCCACGCTGATCGCCGGCATCACCGACTACTTCGCCGACGGCCGCAGTCCCGACGACCTCTTCGACGACTGCCTGCGGGTCGTCATCGCGGGCGCAGCGGCCTCGAACTGA
- a CDS encoding alpha/beta fold hydrolase produces the protein MTDAATKPTIVLVHGAWADGSSWDAVTRALQAQGFTVLVPPNLLRGLTDDSAYVASFLAQRTSGPVVLVGHSYGGAVITNAGTAGDVRALVYVNAFMPDEGETVVQLLDGSTSALGVADPTTIFDIAGYPGAPEGAAEVFLKPEVVHASFAQDLDEATRWTIAASQRPASLVANVTPSGPPAWKSIPSWAVIGTDDLVIPVDVLRRMAGRAGSTISEVAASHVSMVSHPETTVDAILAAVDSV, from the coding sequence ATGACGGATGCCGCGACGAAGCCGACCATCGTGCTGGTGCACGGGGCGTGGGCCGACGGATCGAGCTGGGACGCGGTCACGCGAGCCCTGCAGGCGCAGGGGTTCACGGTGCTCGTGCCACCGAACCTGCTGCGCGGGCTCACCGACGACAGCGCCTACGTCGCGTCGTTCCTCGCGCAGCGCACGAGCGGGCCGGTCGTGCTCGTCGGGCACTCGTACGGCGGTGCCGTGATCACGAACGCGGGAACAGCGGGCGACGTGCGCGCACTCGTCTACGTGAACGCGTTCATGCCCGACGAGGGCGAGACGGTCGTCCAGCTGCTCGACGGCTCGACCTCGGCCCTCGGCGTCGCCGACCCGACCACCATCTTCGACATCGCCGGCTACCCCGGTGCGCCCGAGGGCGCCGCCGAGGTGTTCCTCAAGCCCGAGGTCGTGCACGCCTCGTTCGCGCAGGACCTCGACGAGGCGACCCGCTGGACCATCGCCGCGAGCCAGCGACCCGCCTCGCTCGTGGCCAACGTCACGCCATCGGGACCGCCGGCCTGGAAGTCGATCCCGAGCTGGGCGGTCATCGGCACCGACGACCTCGTCATCCCGGTCGATGTGCTCCGCCGCATGGCAGGGCGCGCCGGTTCGACGATCTCGGAGGTCGCCGCCTCGCACGTCTCGATGGTGTCGCACCCCGAGACGACGGTCGACGCGATCCTCGCGGCAGTCGACTCGGTCTGA
- a CDS encoding MFS transporter: protein MGDTSTSAPGQTAAQRGAQGALIATSVSALVVNANTSAVSILIPAISADTGTPTDTLQWAVTGYSLVGAAVIVTSGSLGDVFGRRKIFLGGLFLFIASCVLIALSQEGIGVIAGRCIQGAAGATILACGMSLLSASSTGKAQLRAVTLWGAASAVGAAAGPLVGGLLASTLGWQGLFWIDAAIAAVCIPITLAAVSESSDPTRPRSIDFAGTVLIAAILAPLIFGLTNGSAWGWASVQTLGCFAITILATVGFVLVERRVKAPLLDLALLKNKVLVGATLSILLGSGTVNGIMYVVSLYFQDPASLDMDAFQAGLATLPVAAAAVVLAPLITPIVSRIGARTTIAVGFVLMSVSFAALAFVQETWTYALFVLPLIGVAAGMSLQNGPCSSLSTSCVEPREVGAASGVSNMARYVGAAVMTAIVASVYSSVSATQVADGASQSAALAQAFSWSSISMGIWCVLGIALALLVARGVTRKPDEFEYAAAAASMSHTLTPPAAVVSGTTKA from the coding sequence ATGGGGGACACTTCGACTTCGGCGCCCGGGCAGACCGCGGCGCAGCGCGGCGCACAGGGCGCGCTCATCGCGACATCCGTCTCGGCGCTGGTGGTGAACGCGAACACCTCGGCGGTGTCGATCCTGATCCCGGCGATCTCGGCGGACACCGGCACGCCCACCGACACGCTCCAATGGGCCGTGACCGGCTACTCGCTCGTCGGCGCCGCGGTGATCGTGACGTCGGGCTCGCTCGGCGACGTCTTCGGCCGACGCAAGATCTTCCTCGGCGGCCTGTTCCTGTTCATCGCCTCGTGCGTGCTCATCGCGCTCTCGCAGGAGGGCATCGGAGTGATCGCCGGGCGCTGCATCCAGGGCGCGGCGGGCGCGACGATCCTCGCATGCGGCATGAGCCTGCTGTCGGCATCGAGCACGGGCAAGGCGCAGCTGCGAGCGGTCACGCTGTGGGGCGCGGCATCCGCCGTGGGTGCCGCAGCCGGTCCGCTCGTCGGCGGCCTGCTCGCCTCGACGCTCGGCTGGCAGGGGCTGTTCTGGATCGACGCGGCGATCGCGGCCGTGTGCATCCCGATCACGCTCGCGGCGGTGTCCGAGTCGAGCGACCCCACGAGGCCGCGGTCGATCGACTTCGCGGGCACCGTGCTCATCGCCGCGATCCTCGCCCCGCTCATCTTCGGGCTCACGAACGGCAGCGCGTGGGGCTGGGCTTCGGTGCAGACCCTCGGATGCTTCGCCATCACGATCCTCGCGACCGTCGGGTTCGTGCTCGTGGAACGTCGTGTCAAGGCGCCACTGCTGGATCTCGCCCTGCTGAAGAACAAGGTGCTCGTCGGCGCGACCCTGTCGATCCTGCTCGGCTCGGGAACGGTGAACGGCATCATGTACGTCGTCAGCCTCTACTTCCAGGACCCGGCGAGCCTCGACATGGACGCGTTCCAGGCCGGCCTCGCGACCCTCCCGGTCGCGGCGGCGGCGGTGGTGCTGGCGCCGCTGATCACGCCCATCGTGAGCCGGATCGGCGCACGCACGACCATCGCCGTCGGGTTCGTCCTCATGTCCGTGTCGTTCGCCGCGCTCGCATTCGTGCAGGAGACGTGGACGTACGCCCTGTTCGTGCTGCCCCTCATCGGCGTCGCCGCGGGCATGAGCCTGCAGAACGGCCCGTGCTCGTCGCTGTCGACCTCGTGCGTCGAGCCCCGCGAGGTGGGCGCGGCGTCAGGCGTGTCGAACATGGCACGCTACGTCGGTGCCGCGGTCATGACGGCCATCGTGGCCTCGGTCTACAGCTCGGTCTCGGCGACGCAGGTCGCCGACGGCGCCTCGCAGAGCGCTGCGCTCGCCCAGGCGTTCTCGTGGTCGTCGATCTCGATGGGCATCTGGTGCGTGCTCGGCATCGCCCTGGCGCTGCTGGTCGCACGTGGCGTCACGCGCAAGCCGGACGAGTTCGAGTACGCGGCGGCGGCGGCCTCGATGTCGCACACGCTGACCCCGCCGGCAGCGGTCGTGAGCGGCACGACGAAGGCGTAG
- a CDS encoding MFS transporter has protein sequence MSVQQQDTGAPTPTTEAGTPISGLKKIVAASMVGTVVEWYEFFLYATAASLVFGAFFFPAAGTQLDGIIAAFLTYAVGFVARPLGGIVFGQIGDRLGRKHTLQATIILVGVATFLMGCLPGFDSIGYWAPALLVALRFIQGFAVGGEWGGAVLLVAEHSPSRSRGFWASWPQSAVPVGNLLATLVLFTMSWVLPTEQFLSWGWRVAFWLSAVIVIIGYYIRTHVTDAPIFLEAKAEQEQAKAASVGVGAVIRRYPKQLLQAMGLRFAENILYYIIVSFSIVYLSTVVGYQTSELLFALMIAHVVHFLVIPQVGRLADRVGRKPVYLAGAVLGAIWAPIAFPLFDTASPVLIVLAITVGLCFHALMYASQPAVMSEMFPTRMRYSGVSLGYQVTSIIAGSLAPIIAVALLQNSGSWIPVAVYVAIACAITAVTVLTLRETKGITLQSVDAADAERYPA, from the coding sequence ATGAGCGTTCAGCAGCAGGACACCGGGGCGCCGACCCCCACGACGGAGGCGGGCACCCCCATCTCGGGCCTCAAGAAGATCGTCGCGGCGTCGATGGTGGGCACCGTGGTCGAGTGGTACGAGTTCTTCCTCTACGCCACCGCGGCGTCCCTCGTCTTCGGCGCGTTCTTCTTCCCCGCAGCGGGCACGCAGCTCGACGGCATCATCGCGGCGTTCCTCACCTATGCGGTCGGCTTCGTCGCGCGCCCACTTGGCGGGATCGTCTTCGGCCAGATCGGCGACCGGCTCGGCCGCAAGCACACCCTGCAGGCCACGATCATCCTCGTCGGCGTCGCGACCTTCCTGATGGGCTGCCTGCCCGGGTTCGACTCCATCGGCTACTGGGCGCCCGCCCTGCTCGTCGCCCTGCGCTTCATCCAGGGCTTCGCCGTCGGCGGCGAATGGGGCGGCGCGGTGCTGCTCGTCGCAGAGCACAGCCCGAGCCGCAGTCGCGGCTTCTGGGCGAGCTGGCCGCAGTCGGCCGTGCCCGTCGGCAACCTGCTCGCGACGCTCGTGCTGTTCACGATGTCGTGGGTGCTGCCGACCGAGCAGTTCCTCAGCTGGGGCTGGCGCGTCGCGTTCTGGCTCTCGGCCGTGATCGTGATCATCGGCTACTACATCCGCACGCACGTCACCGACGCACCGATCTTCCTTGAGGCCAAGGCCGAGCAGGAGCAGGCCAAGGCCGCGAGCGTCGGCGTCGGCGCCGTCATCCGCCGCTACCCGAAGCAGCTCCTGCAGGCGATGGGCCTGCGGTTCGCCGAGAACATCCTGTACTACATCATCGTGAGCTTCTCGATCGTCTACCTGTCGACGGTCGTCGGCTACCAGACGAGCGAGCTGCTGTTCGCGCTCATGATCGCGCACGTCGTGCACTTCCTGGTGATCCCGCAGGTCGGGCGTCTCGCCGACCGCGTCGGGCGCAAGCCGGTCTACCTCGCGGGCGCCGTGCTCGGCGCGATCTGGGCACCGATCGCGTTCCCGCTCTTCGACACCGCGAGCCCCGTGCTCATCGTGCTCGCGATCACGGTCGGCCTGTGCTTCCACGCCCTCATGTACGCGAGCCAGCCGGCCGTGATGAGCGAGATGTTCCCGACGCGCATGCGCTACTCGGGCGTCTCGCTCGGCTATCAGGTGACGTCGATCATCGCGGGCTCGCTCGCCCCGATCATCGCGGTGGCGCTGCTGCAGAACTCCGGATCGTGGATCCCCGTCGCCGTCTACGTCGCGATCGCCTGCGCCATCACGGCGGTGACGGTGCTCACCCTCCGCGAGACGAAGGGCATCACGCTCCAGTCGGTCGACGCGGCCGACGCGGAGCGCTACCCCGCGTGA
- a CDS encoding LysR family transcriptional regulator has product MANPDDLLVLLAVARTGRFTTAAESLGLNHTTVSRRIANLEQALGGHVLARSVGGWELTELGRRAMHAAEAVELALGRLTAVADAPENQQLSGMVRISATDGFSAHIASPAVAALRRRHPGITVEIETVTRRARQHRSGLDIEVVVGEPQVHRASAFRLGEYVLGMYASRDYLAEHGEPANVEQLTRHPLVYFVDSMLLVDDLDGPRRLVPTMRDSLSSTNVFVHVEATRAGAGIGFLPCFMADQHPDLVRLLPGRFAERLPYWMVLRPDSLRLAAVAAVADALRERTAAYERELLGAG; this is encoded by the coding sequence GTGGCGAACCCGGACGATCTGCTCGTACTGCTCGCCGTCGCGCGCACGGGCCGCTTCACGACCGCCGCCGAGAGCCTCGGCCTCAACCACACGACGGTCTCGCGGCGCATCGCCAACCTCGAGCAGGCGCTCGGGGGCCATGTGCTCGCAAGGTCCGTCGGCGGATGGGAGCTCACCGAGCTCGGACGTCGCGCGATGCACGCAGCCGAGGCGGTCGAGCTCGCGCTCGGGCGACTCACCGCCGTCGCCGACGCGCCCGAGAACCAGCAGCTCTCCGGCATGGTGCGCATCTCGGCGACCGACGGCTTCAGCGCCCACATCGCCTCCCCGGCCGTCGCCGCACTGCGGAGAAGGCATCCCGGCATCACGGTCGAGATCGAGACGGTCACCCGGCGGGCGCGACAGCACCGGTCCGGCCTCGACATCGAGGTCGTCGTGGGCGAGCCGCAGGTGCACCGCGCGAGCGCGTTCCGTCTCGGCGAGTACGTCCTCGGCATGTACGCCTCGCGCGACTACCTCGCCGAGCACGGCGAACCGGCGAACGTCGAACAGTTGACGCGGCATCCGCTCGTCTACTTCGTGGACTCGATGCTGCTCGTCGACGACCTCGACGGGCCGCGCCGGCTCGTGCCGACCATGCGCGACTCGCTCTCGTCCACCAACGTGTTCGTGCACGTCGAGGCGACGCGGGCCGGCGCGGGCATCGGGTTCCTGCCGTGCTTCATGGCCGATCAGCACCCCGATCTCGTGCGACTCCTGCCCGGGCGGTTCGCCGAGCGCCTGCCGTACTGGATGGTGCTGCGGCCCGACTCCCTCCGACTCGCCGCCGTCGCGGCCGTGGCCGACGCGCTGCGGGAGCGGACGGCGGCGTATGAGCGGGAGCTGCTCGGGGCCGGGTGA
- a CDS encoding GtrA family protein, with translation MFDRRLVRQLVSFIGVGGAGLVIDVGLFNLLTLTVLHPGVHGGVLLAKTLSSAVAILANWIGNRTLTFRGQGRPDRLRESLEFALVSVAGSMIAVGCLWLSHYGLHLTSQLADNLAANVVGLALGSAFRFVLYRNWVFGADRVTEPAG, from the coding sequence ATGTTCGATCGCAGGCTGGTCCGTCAGCTCGTCTCGTTCATCGGAGTCGGCGGTGCGGGCCTCGTCATCGACGTCGGCCTGTTCAACCTGCTGACCCTGACCGTGCTGCATCCGGGCGTGCACGGCGGGGTGCTGCTGGCGAAGACGCTCTCGTCGGCCGTCGCGATCCTCGCCAACTGGATCGGCAATCGCACGCTGACCTTCCGCGGCCAGGGCCGACCCGATCGGCTCCGCGAGTCGCTCGAGTTCGCGCTCGTGAGCGTCGCAGGCTCGATGATCGCGGTCGGATGCCTCTGGCTGAGCCACTACGGCCTGCACCTGACGAGTCAGCTCGCCGACAACCTCGCGGCGAACGTCGTGGGCCTGGCGCTCGGGTCGGCCTTCAGGTTCGTGCTCTACCGAAACTGGGTGTTCGGAGCGGATCGAGTCACCGAGCCGGCCGGATGA
- a CDS encoding glycosyltransferase family 39 protein: protein MTDTTVAPNATAVARVPPRARGRDLAGRMSPAVIGLLAAALASIAAGVPSYWGDEAASVLSAQRSIPSLLGLLAHIDAVHGLYYLFLHGWIGLFGTGEFATRAPSAIAIGFAAAGTVVLAERLVGRRAGILAGLVFAVLPVVTRYGIEARSYAFVMAASVWILVLLLALVRRGERRLLPWAAFVFAFAAGIHLFVYLVLLWPVQLALVALLRPGRAIIMRWMAASGVALALASPFIALCLSQRQQIAFLAHRRYAEVDSVVAGQWFGGSLWLAVPAWALMLVAVFAGARDPARRRATAIIVAWAAVPTLALLAGNAWLTPMYNLRYPAFSAPAVAMLIALGLLGIPRMVPLPRASRWMPAVGLAALVAVAVPGFIAQRTAFAKDGGSDLRQLASTILANAAPGDGIVFDATTKPSRRPRLALDLYPSAFAGLDDVALRQSYAQRSRLWDRVAPVGDLTWLRARATGPTLSAAATAGPADSSTAAATSAPPRSAPEHIWVIELGRDTTELEQIGAMGYDVRRAIPVHRTTVYELVEE, encoded by the coding sequence ATGACGGACACGACCGTTGCTCCGAACGCGACCGCGGTCGCTCGGGTGCCGCCACGTGCGCGCGGCCGAGATCTTGCCGGGCGGATGTCTCCGGCGGTCATCGGGCTCCTCGCCGCTGCGCTCGCGTCGATCGCAGCAGGTGTCCCCTCGTACTGGGGCGACGAAGCGGCGAGCGTGCTCTCGGCGCAGCGCTCGATCCCGAGCCTGCTCGGGCTGCTGGCGCACATCGACGCGGTGCACGGGCTGTACTACCTGTTCCTGCACGGTTGGATCGGCCTGTTCGGCACAGGCGAGTTCGCGACGCGGGCACCGAGCGCGATCGCGATCGGCTTCGCGGCAGCGGGCACCGTGGTGCTCGCCGAGCGGTTGGTCGGGCGTCGGGCCGGGATCCTCGCGGGCCTCGTCTTCGCCGTGCTGCCCGTGGTGACGCGCTACGGCATCGAGGCGCGATCGTATGCCTTCGTCATGGCAGCCTCGGTCTGGATCCTGGTGCTGCTGCTCGCCCTGGTGCGACGTGGCGAGCGCCGTCTCCTCCCGTGGGCGGCGTTCGTGTTCGCGTTCGCGGCCGGCATCCACCTGTTCGTGTACCTCGTGCTGCTCTGGCCGGTGCAGCTCGCCCTGGTGGCCCTGTTGCGCCCCGGCCGCGCGATCATCATGCGGTGGATGGCCGCGAGCGGCGTCGCGCTCGCCCTCGCGTCGCCGTTCATCGCGCTCTGCCTCTCGCAGCGGCAGCAGATCGCGTTCCTCGCGCATCGTCGGTACGCCGAGGTCGATTCGGTGGTCGCCGGTCAGTGGTTCGGCGGGAGCCTCTGGCTCGCCGTACCGGCGTGGGCGCTCATGCTGGTCGCCGTGTTCGCCGGGGCGCGCGACCCCGCGCGACGCCGGGCGACCGCGATCATCGTCGCGTGGGCGGCGGTGCCGACGCTCGCGCTCCTCGCCGGCAACGCCTGGCTGACCCCCATGTACAACCTGCGGTACCCGGCGTTCTCGGCGCCGGCGGTCGCGATGCTCATCGCGCTCGGGCTGCTGGGCATCCCGCGCATGGTTCCGCTGCCTCGCGCGAGCAGATGGATGCCCGCGGTCGGGCTCGCAGCGCTCGTCGCCGTGGCCGTGCCCGGCTTCATCGCCCAGCGCACCGCGTTCGCCAAGGACGGCGGTTCCGACCTCCGCCAGCTCGCGTCCACGATCCTGGCGAACGCCGCCCCCGGCGACGGCATCGTCTTCGACGCGACGACGAAGCCCTCGCGCCGACCGCGGCTCGCCCTCGATCTCTACCCCTCGGCATTCGCGGGCCTCGACGATGTGGCGCTGCGACAGTCGTACGCGCAGCGGTCCCGGCTGTGGGATCGGGTCGCACCGGTCGGCGACCTCACCTGGCTCCGAGCGCGGGCGACCGGCCCCACGCTCTCGGCTGCCGCGACTGCCGGGCCTGCGGACTCGTCCACGGCAGCCGCGACATCCGCGCCGCCCCGAAGCGCACCCGAACACATCTGGGTGATCGAACTGGGCCGGGACACCACCGAGCTCGAGCAGATCGGCGCCATGGGCTACGACGTGCGGCGCGCGATCCCCGTGCACCGCACGACCGTCTACGAACTCGTCGAGGAGTGA